The genomic stretch ATGAGAACAGCCAGGATGTATTTTAAATTTTCTCGGAAGATTTGGTTCAAGGATTGTCCCTGTTCCCGATCTTTGCCGGAATCTACTGATGTTTCAAGCAATTAAAACTCCAAACCGTCCCTTCCTCATTGTTTTCTTTTGTTTTCTCTCTCTTTCTCTGTTTGCAACCGAGCCTGGGACCCGAACCAAAGAATGTTCCGTGTTAGAACCTGGTGTTCCGGCAGATTTTTTACTTTCTCGTGCTCTACGAGAACAGGTGGACGGATTCCAGTCGTCCCAACGCCGGAAGTCAGAAGAATCCAAACTATCCTTTGAACGCTCTGTTTCATTTCTGGATTCTTACCACTTTTGTCTGAAGGAAGTCGGAAAAGAACCAAGTGCACTCAGTTCAGAAACACAAAGTTTGAATTATTTGGAACTGGGAAGTTTGGAGAAGGCTTGGGAATGGTCAGAAGTTGCCACGAACAAATCCCCTGAGGTTTCTAAAGATCTCATCCTTTTGCAAACAAGAATTCGAATCCGACAAGGGGAACTGACCAAAGCCTCGGAAGTTTTAGAGTCCTCGCTTCATAAGTTTCCGAATGATCCCGATTTTTTATACCTTCTCGGCAATATCAATTTTGAACGGAAACTTTGGAACCAGTCCATTTTGTATTATACAGCTCTTTCTTTTGTGATCGAAAGGAGAGATACCCATTCCAAATACAAATTTCTAACAGCAAAAGCACTGGGTGAACTCAATTACAAATTGGATTACCCAAAGATATCAATCAAACGTTATAATGAATACACGACCGCTTATAAAAATGATATGGAAGTTTTGTTCCGATTGGCACAAATCTATTTCGTGTTAGGTGATTTCAAACATTGCCGCCAATATTTAGAACAAATTAGAGAAAAAAATCCGAGAGACATTGATGCCTCGTATATGCTTGCTGAAATTTATTTTATGGATGCGCGTGATCTTGCGCCCACATACTTCGCAACACTGAAAAAAGAAAAAAAAATCCCGAAAGAGGGAATTGTTTTTTTACTCGATAAACTCATTTCTGGATCGAAAACCGGACTGGATGTTAAACTAAAAACCTACATTCAAGAAAATCCAGGAAGGTTATCTCCTCGTGTAGCTCTTTTAGAACTTGCGGAAAAGGAAAAATTTCCTGAATACGAAATCCTTAATGCTGATACAGCCCAGTATGCTTATGAATATAGGCAGTATATCACCGCAGAAAAGATCTTACGGCGAGGTCTTTTACAAATCAGTACAAAGGAAAATGCAGATGAGGAAAGGTCTCTGTATTTTGAAAAGATTTCTTCCTGCCAAGAGATGCTTGGTCAGTGGAATCATTCCATCATCTCTACAAGAGAAGCGCTCCGACTCACAAAAGAAACAGAAAAATCGTTTCGATTGCGGTTTCGTTTGGCTTACCTCTACCTCCAAGGAAACTTAAAAAAAGAATCATTATCTGTTTCTCTTTTGTCCGAAACCATAAAAGAAAATCCAAATCCGACTCACTATTACCTCCGAGGCCTTGCTTATTTCCAATTGGCGAAATACAAAGAAAGTGTGAACGACTTTAGTGATGCAATCAAACTAGATCCTAAAAATCCAAATTACTATTTCTATCGTGCCACAGCCTTTGATAAGCTGAAACAGTTTGTAGATACAGAAGCAGATCTAAAAACCACCATCTCTTTGAATCCCAATGCCTCCAACGCCATGAATTATTTGGGGTATCTATATGCTGAAAAAGACATCAATCCCGAAGAAGCAAATAAACTCTTAAACCAAGCAGTTTCCTTGGAACCAGACAATCCCGCCTACCAAGATAGTTTGGGTTGGGTAATGTACAGAAAAAAAGATTATAATCGTGCCTTACTCCATTTGAACTTTGCGACATCTTTGGCTCTAGAAAGAGGATTTGAAGACCCTGTGATTTATGAACATCTGGGAGATGTGTATTTGGCTAAAAAAGATCCAGTGAATGCTTTGCAATTTTTCAAACTTTCCGAATCCAAATTAAAATCCGAGTCTAACAAAGACTTAGTGGCAAAAATCAAAAAAGTGCAAAAGGAAATTTCTGAATGAAAAGGACCTTACTCCTTCTTAATATTTTATTTTATGTTTATTCTTGTCGGTCGGCAGAAGTGGAAGATCCCAATTTCATTGGCCGGGATAAAGAAAAATACCATTCGGCTAAAGAGGGAGAATCTAAAACCCTTCTAAAAGAAATTCTAGAAAAACAAACCGAATTTCAAAGTTTTAAATCCGAATTTTCCATGCAGATCCAAACCTTTGTTCCTAAAAAAGACAATGTCTATCTGGATGGAAAACTTTACTTTTCGAAAGAAACCAAACAGATCAAAATCCAACTCATGGATAGTTTTTTTGGAATGGTATTTACTGAACTCATCGCCGATCCAAACCAAATCCAAATCAAACCTACGAGTACAAAGGAAGTCCAAACCTTTCCGATGGGGGACATCCTCATCCAAGATCCGAATACGAATAAAAAATTTGCCATACCTTTTCCCGTGATTTATGAATACCTTACTGGAACCTACATTGGGGAGATCCAAAATCCAAAAGCAAAATTCAATACAAAGGATTCGCGAATTGCCCTCACAAAACCCGATGGCGAATACGAATATTTTTTTAAAGAAGGGCAACTGGATCGATTGGAACTTGCTAGCACAAAACGTGGGTTAAAGGCAATAGCCATAGTCAAAACCAAACCAGAACAAATCCATCCACCCAAAGAAATCACCACGAAGGTCATTAGTTTGGATACAGAAAAGGAAAATGTTCTCATTCTAATTAAATTAAAAAAATCGCAAATGACGGAACCACCCGCAAATACATTCCGTTTTTAAATGTACTTATTTCGTTTTTTATTCCTTCTGGTTTTAGTTTGTCCGCTTTTTGTGTTTTCAGCGGACATTCCGGAACCCGAAGAACCTAATTTAGAACTACCTATAAACGATCTTTATCATTTCCGAACGGACACAGGGGAGACTATCAAATTTCCCAAATCCACAAAACTATGGTTTGGTGGGGATGTAATGTTTAATTGGGGAGTTCGGGATTCCATGCGAACTGAGGACCCATACTTTCCTTTTCGCAGTTTTTCTAGTTTTCTAAAAACCTTCGATTATCGTTTCCTAAATTTAGAAACACCGATCCTTCATAAAACACCTGCAGCTGACCAAAGAAAGTCCTATGTGTTCTTTGGGGAAAGACGGGATTTGATGGTTTTGCGAATGCTTGGGATTGATGGGGTTTTTCTGGGAAATAACCATACCATGGACTTTGGAGAAAACGGACTCTATGAGACCTTGGAGCTTTTGGATGAATTTGGAATCCGCCATACCGGAGCTGGCAAACACACTGATGATGCTTTAGTCCCGATTTCTATCACCAAACATAACACAGACTACCGCATCTTTTCCTTTTCTGATACGGGTGAAACCAGGTTGTTTTCGGGAACTAAAACTCCTGGGGCCGCTTATTTCCGAGTGGCGACTGCTGAACGCCTTGTTAAAAAATCGAAACCAAACCAGGTAAATATTCTATCCGTACATTGGGGTGTAGAATACAATCCTTTGCCCATGGATACGGAACGGAATGCCGCCAAATATTTGGTAGGTGCTGGATACAAAGTCATCATCGGCCACCATCCCCATGTCCCCCAAGGGATAGAAGTGTTTCCTACAGGTGTTGTAATTTATTCACTCGGAAATTTTTTCTTTGGATCGAAAAACCAATACTTAAAACACAATATTTCTGTTGTTTTGCATTTTGACGGCGAAAAACTTTTGTTTGTGGAAGTGATACCCGTATTTGGAAAACACCAATCCTTGTCCGGCGATCATTATTTTTTTCCTTTGGGTCCTAAGGAAGCGGAAAACTTTTTAAAAGAGTATTCTATCCTTTGTAAACAACTCGGAACAGAACTTGTGATCTCTGGAGGAAGGGGTTATGTTTTTTTAGATAAGGAACTAAAGGCCAAACTAAAACCGTAGTGGAACCAACTGCAAACAAGTCCCACGGCAAAAAAGGGAAAACTAAGTTCCAGTAAATTGGTTTTATAAATCGAAAACAACTGCAAAAAGAAGCCAGTAAAAAATAAAACCGAAGCCGTTCGCAAAATCCAACCTTTTTCGTATAACCAAAAGTAAACGGAAACAATGGCCGCATAACCAAACAAACAAAACCATTTGAGCTGCGATGTGGGTTTAAGATATTCGAGCGAAGGTGCCATTTCTTCTGCTGTTTTCGCATCGAGTACATTTAAGATTAAAATATTTTCGATTAAGTCCGCAAATCCTGCGATCACAAGAAGTAAAACCATACCCATAAAGATCTTTAAAAAGATGGGCCGCACCTTCCTGCCTGCATAATGGCCGGTATAGGTAAGAAAGGCCAAATAACAGAAGATAAATCCAAAGTCAAAATAATGAACCCTTCGGTATTCTGAGGACAAATTGAAAAAATCGATGGTATCTGGGATTCCAATCAGGTCTTGGACTTGTTTGGGCGTTTCTGCCATCTCGAGTCCAAGGAGGGTGGATTCAAATCCGGAGTGATTGTCGAGAGCTGGTTCTTTCGGGGTGATGTGGTTTAAAAAACCAGCATAGAGTGCTAAAAATAGGCCAAGTCCTAGGCCCCAAACTTCTGGAAAATTTGATTTTTCACCCATAAAAATGTTAGAAATTACATGGAAATGGAAGGGTTTGGGAACTCCAAGAAGAAATTCCATTGACCCTTGCCCCTATTGGCAAAACCCTAGTGGAAACTAACAAATTCTTCTACCTACAAGTGTTTCTATGTAGGTATACCCATAGGAGAAATATGAGAAACTACGAAATCACGAATATTCTTCGTGAAGGTAATGTAGAAGAGACGAAGTCTGCAGTAAAAGACTTACTCTCCAAATACAACTTCACGATCCAAGGCGAAGAGGATTGGGGTTCTAAAAGACTCTGGCATCCCGTTGGACAAGACGAACAAGGCCACTTCACACTTATCAAGTGTTCCGGATCCCCTACAGAAGTTTCAAAGATCGAACATGAGTTTAAACTCAATGGTAACATCTTAAAAACTCTCGTAATCAGGGCAAATGGCTAACGATCTCAACAAAGTACTTTTAATCGGTCGAATGACCCGTGACCCGGAATTTAAATCGGTGAACGGAAGTTCTGTTGTCAATTTCTCAATTGCGAATAACAGAGTTTATGTGACTAACGGTGAAAAAAAAGAGGAAACTCATTATTTTGACTGCGTTGCATGGGGCCGACTCGCTGACATATTAAAACAATATGCTGGCAAAGGAAAACAAGTAGCGATTGAAGGTAGACTTCAACAACAGTCCTGGGAAACACCTGAAGGCAAAAAAGCCACCAAAATCCGTGTCTATGTCGAATCCGCGCAATTACTAGGCGGCCAAGGACAAGGTGGTGGTGGATCAGGTGGCGACCGTTCTGACAGTTCCTCTTCTTATGATTCCGGCGTAAGTAGTGGTTATGATGATTATCCAGCCGGTGACGATGACATTCCTTTTTGATAGGTTATGATAATGAGCGAAACAGCAAATACTGAAGAAACAAGAACAGATTCCCGTGAGAGTATGGACGGGATGGAAGACGACGATAAAGGCGGTTTCCGTGGTAAAGACGGAGAAGGCAAATTCGGTCGTAAAAACGCAAAATATAAGAAGAAAGTATGTAAGTTCTGCGCTGACAAAGCCTTACTTGCAGGACTTGATTACAAACGAGTCGATATCTTAGAAAGATTTGTTACCAACCGTGGTAAAATCATTCCAAGAAGAATCACTGGAACTTGTGGCAAACACCAAAGAGCTCTAGCTCGTGAAATCAGAAAATCCAGATCTATCGGCTTATTGCCGTTTAAAGTTCTGTAGGAGTAACGGATGAAAGTTGTATTGCAAAAAGATGTATTGAATCTTGGTGATGCTGGTGATGTGAAAGAAGTTGCAGACGGTTACGCACGTAACTTCCTCATTCCTAGAAGATTTGCAGTCCGTGCAAATGATGGAAACACAAAAGCCGCAGTCCACCAAAAGAAACTTGCTGAACTGAAACGCGACAAACGCGTGAAAGTGATGAAAGAACTTTCTTCTTCTATCGAAGGTAAAACTTACGAGATAAAAGTGAAAGTGGGTGAGAACGACAAACTTTTCGGTTCTGTAACAGCAAATGATATTGCACTCGCAATCAAAAGCACTGGTGTAGAACTCGACAAACGTAAACTAGACTTAGGTGAGCCGCTAAAATCAGTAGGCGAATATAAAATTAAAGTTCGTTTGGCTGAAGGTGTTGTTCCCCAAATCATAGTTAAAGTCGTCGGCCAAGCATAGTTTTACGCTAAAGCTTTTTCGATGAATTCTAACCCCCTTCAGGAGATAGAGTCTGAGAAGAACTTAATCGGTTACCTACTCATGAGAGGGGTAGCCGGGCAGGAAGACTTAGGTCTAAGCCCGGATGATTTCTACATGGACAGTCACAGGCGTGTCTTTGAAGCTGTCACCGATCTCATCAGTGAAGGGATTGCCATTGACCTGGTTACGGTCACAAACCAAATGCGGGAGAAACGTCTTTTTAAAGATGAGTCCCGCGACTTGGAATACATTACTTCCCTCTACAAAGATACCGTTCCTTTCCAACCGCTAGATTATTATGTTCGGCGAGTGAAACGTATCTCGGACCGTCGTAAGTACGTCGAAGCATTAAACCAAGCCATCGATAAAGTAAAGATCGAACCTGGGGAAAACGATTCTGTATTCAGTCTCGTAGAACAGTCGCTTATGGACATCTCTCGCCAAGAGAGATCCAAAGGTTTACGAAAAGTAAAAGATGATGCCAATGCACTCATTGATTATATCAAAAATGTTGTGGCGGCAAGCCAAAATGGAACGGGTGGAATTAATGGATTAAAAACCCATTTTACGGGTCTGGATATGGCAACCACAGGTCTTAAGTCACACGAACTTATGATCCTTGCGGCTCGTCCTGGTAACGGAAAAACTACATTTGCATTAAACATTGCTGCAAACGCCGCTTTGAAAGAGCGTAAAACGGTTGTTATTTTCTCTCTTGAGATGAGTCGGATCGAATTACTTCTGAAACTCATCAGTGCAGATGCAAGGATTGATTCCTATGCTTTAAAAGCGGGAACTCTCACGTCTGCACAGATGACCCAACTCAAAGATAGTATCGGAAACATAACCTCTGCTAGTTTGTACATTGATGATTCTGGATATTTGACCATCCAAGAATTTTCGGCAAGACTCCGCCAACTTCGCACAACAGAAGAAGTGGGGCTTGTGATTGTTGACTACTTACAGCTTATGAGTGATCCGAAAGCTGCCATGGGGGGAAGGCAACAAGAGGTTGCCAATATTTCCAGGGGACTGAAACAAATGGCACGGGAAGTGGGATGCCCCATCATCGCATTATCGCAGATGAACCGTTCCATTGAAAATCGCTCCAAAGACCAAAGGCCCCAACTTTCCGATTTACGGGAGTCAGGTGCCATTGAGCAGGATGCGGACATTGTATGTTTTATATATCGAGAGGAAATGGTGAAACCTCCCGAAGAGCTTGACCCGAACAAAAGGGG from Leptospira wolbachii serovar Codice str. CDC encodes the following:
- the rpsR gene encoding 30S ribosomal protein S18 produces the protein MEDDDKGGFRGKDGEGKFGRKNAKYKKKVCKFCADKALLAGLDYKRVDILERFVTNRGKIIPRRITGTCGKHQRALAREIRKSRSIGLLPFKVL
- the rpsF gene encoding 30S ribosomal protein S6 — protein: MRNYEITNILREGNVEETKSAVKDLLSKYNFTIQGEEDWGSKRLWHPVGQDEQGHFTLIKCSGSPTEVSKIEHEFKLNGNILKTLVIRANG
- a CDS encoding CapA family protein; its protein translation is MYLFRFLFLLVLVCPLFVFSADIPEPEEPNLELPINDLYHFRTDTGETIKFPKSTKLWFGGDVMFNWGVRDSMRTEDPYFPFRSFSSFLKTFDYRFLNLETPILHKTPAADQRKSYVFFGERRDLMVLRMLGIDGVFLGNNHTMDFGENGLYETLELLDEFGIRHTGAGKHTDDALVPISITKHNTDYRIFSFSDTGETRLFSGTKTPGAAYFRVATAERLVKKSKPNQVNILSVHWGVEYNPLPMDTERNAAKYLVGAGYKVIIGHHPHVPQGIEVFPTGVVIYSLGNFFFGSKNQYLKHNISVVLHFDGEKLLFVEVIPVFGKHQSLSGDHYFFPLGPKEAENFLKEYSILCKQLGTELVISGGRGYVFLDKELKAKLKP
- the dnaB gene encoding replicative DNA helicase; the encoded protein is MNSNPLQEIESEKNLIGYLLMRGVAGQEDLGLSPDDFYMDSHRRVFEAVTDLISEGIAIDLVTVTNQMREKRLFKDESRDLEYITSLYKDTVPFQPLDYYVRRVKRISDRRKYVEALNQAIDKVKIEPGENDSVFSLVEQSLMDISRQERSKGLRKVKDDANALIDYIKNVVAASQNGTGGINGLKTHFTGLDMATTGLKSHELMILAARPGNGKTTFALNIAANAALKERKTVVIFSLEMSRIELLLKLISADARIDSYALKAGTLTSAQMTQLKDSIGNITSASLYIDDSGYLTIQEFSARLRQLRTTEEVGLVIVDYLQLMSDPKAAMGGRQQEVANISRGLKQMAREVGCPIIALSQMNRSIENRSKDQRPQLSDLRESGAIEQDADIVCFIYREEMVKPPEELDPNKRGMAEIIIAKNRAGATADFPLMFNPKISRFDNVPL
- the rplI gene encoding 50S ribosomal protein L9, translated to MKVVLQKDVLNLGDAGDVKEVADGYARNFLIPRRFAVRANDGNTKAAVHQKKLAELKRDKRVKVMKELSSSIEGKTYEIKVKVGENDKLFGSVTANDIALAIKSTGVELDKRKLDLGEPLKSVGEYKIKVRLAEGVVPQIIVKVVGQA
- a CDS encoding tetratricopeptide repeat protein is translated as MFQAIKTPNRPFLIVFFCFLSLSLFATEPGTRTKECSVLEPGVPADFLLSRALREQVDGFQSSQRRKSEESKLSFERSVSFLDSYHFCLKEVGKEPSALSSETQSLNYLELGSLEKAWEWSEVATNKSPEVSKDLILLQTRIRIRQGELTKASEVLESSLHKFPNDPDFLYLLGNINFERKLWNQSILYYTALSFVIERRDTHSKYKFLTAKALGELNYKLDYPKISIKRYNEYTTAYKNDMEVLFRLAQIYFVLGDFKHCRQYLEQIREKNPRDIDASYMLAEIYFMDARDLAPTYFATLKKEKKIPKEGIVFLLDKLISGSKTGLDVKLKTYIQENPGRLSPRVALLELAEKEKFPEYEILNADTAQYAYEYRQYITAEKILRRGLLQISTKENADEERSLYFEKISSCQEMLGQWNHSIISTREALRLTKETEKSFRLRFRLAYLYLQGNLKKESLSVSLLSETIKENPNPTHYYLRGLAYFQLAKYKESVNDFSDAIKLDPKNPNYYFYRATAFDKLKQFVDTEADLKTTISLNPNASNAMNYLGYLYAEKDINPEEANKLLNQAVSLEPDNPAYQDSLGWVMYRKKDYNRALLHLNFATSLALERGFEDPVIYEHLGDVYLAKKDPVNALQFFKLSESKLKSESNKDLVAKIKKVQKEISE
- a CDS encoding single-stranded DNA-binding protein — protein: MANDLNKVLLIGRMTRDPEFKSVNGSSVVNFSIANNRVYVTNGEKKEETHYFDCVAWGRLADILKQYAGKGKQVAIEGRLQQQSWETPEGKKATKIRVYVESAQLLGGQGQGGGGSGGDRSDSSSSYDSGVSSGYDDYPAGDDDIPF